One Hylaeus volcanicus isolate JK05 chromosome 8, UHH_iyHylVolc1.0_haploid, whole genome shotgun sequence genomic window, GTGGGAAGCAACAAAAGCTCAATATACGTGgcaatatcatttaaaaaattatgtttggcAACAGTATCTTTACCTCTGATTACTCTTTTATTCTGCTTTGTCACTGcgtatatttttcaacaagatgACATTCACGAAACACATTGTAGggtatgtatataaatctgatattttaaataattgtagttGTTTGTATCATGTTAACTATACTAAAAGTGAATGTTTATAATCTAGGTTTACAATGTACTTCCATCAATTTCTGCCATTACTGGTGTATCTCCTCAACGATACTTGTGGCGTATATGTATAGCATTACATATTGGTCCTCGTTTAATTATAGCCAGTGTTTATCATgcgtattattataatatactcAAAGCAATCGAAGATGTACCTTTGAGAATTACGGGATGTagacttttaaatttatgttattggTTGAATATCGCGGAAGTAGCAGCTTTATGTGGTGTTACATATATCTCCAACAGAGAGAATTattgtaagtaaaattgaaaaaagaatagtTTTCTATTTACTATAagatgatatatttttatttatttactacgAAAAACACTGATAAGTGATgctatataattaaatgtacata contains:
- the LOC128881501 gene encoding post-GPI attachment to proteins factor 2-like, with the translated sequence MELNNVGSNKSSIYVAISFKKLCLATVSLPLITLLFCFVTAYIFQQDDIHETHCRVYNVLPSISAITGVSPQRYLWRICIALHIGPRLIIASVYHAYYYNILKAIEDVPLRITGCRLLNLCYWLNIAEVAALCGVTYISNRENYSVHEKIFIAFMISSLTYMLTAVRLGRLVTPNAQSLQYKQALFVTSLISTIGLIIFFLKHRLLCHDLAFSWFSLCEYVIASANMGFHVTVVLDFPKEHLVVGNGISALKAE